The following are from one region of the Haloactinomyces albus genome:
- a CDS encoding LysR substrate-binding domain-containing protein, with protein MDLRNQLGYSLRQLTYFVAIAETGTISAAAQRLHASQSAVSLAVNELERALGTQLCVRRKAHGVVLTPTGAEVLRQARTVLQHAEELQAVASGRGAELSGPLAIGCYLTLAPTVLPWLLAGFGDRHPGVRVDFAEGTQDTLQQRLLAGELDLAVLYDMEILPEIDSAALYTTRPHILLPADHPCAEQPEVSLRELASHPMVLLESPPSTQHTMKVCRAAGMAPTVRHRTTSFETARALVGRGLGYSVLVQRPSNERTYEGFRVVCKEIAEHVGEVAVLLAWPRHSRLSARAGAFIDYATDPAGSPAVACPR; from the coding sequence GTGGACCTGAGGAATCAGCTTGGTTACTCGCTGCGCCAGCTCACCTACTTCGTGGCGATCGCCGAGACCGGCACGATCAGTGCGGCGGCGCAGCGGCTGCACGCGTCCCAGTCCGCCGTGTCGTTGGCCGTCAACGAGTTGGAACGTGCCCTGGGGACGCAGCTGTGCGTGCGGCGCAAAGCACACGGCGTCGTGCTCACCCCAACAGGTGCCGAAGTGCTGCGCCAGGCGCGTACCGTGTTGCAGCACGCCGAGGAGTTGCAAGCCGTCGCTTCGGGCAGAGGCGCCGAGCTGTCCGGGCCGCTGGCCATCGGGTGCTACCTGACGTTGGCTCCGACCGTGCTGCCGTGGCTGCTGGCCGGGTTCGGCGATCGCCATCCCGGAGTGCGGGTCGATTTCGCGGAGGGCACCCAGGACACGCTGCAACAGCGGCTGCTGGCGGGCGAACTCGACCTCGCGGTGCTCTACGACATGGAGATTCTGCCCGAAATAGACAGCGCAGCGCTGTACACGACACGGCCGCACATCCTGCTGCCCGCTGATCATCCGTGTGCCGAGCAGCCCGAGGTGTCCTTGCGAGAGCTCGCGTCTCACCCGATGGTGCTGCTGGAGTCCCCGCCGAGCACCCAGCACACCATGAAGGTGTGTCGTGCGGCCGGAATGGCTCCCACGGTTCGGCATCGCACCACCAGTTTCGAGACCGCCCGAGCGCTCGTCGGGCGTGGGCTCGGCTACTCAGTGCTCGTGCAGCGCCCGTCGAACGAGCGCACCTATGAGGGGTTTCGCGTGGTGTGCAAGGAGATCGCCGAGCATGTCGGCGAGGTGGCCGTGCTGCTGGCCTGGCCGAGGCACTCCCGGTTGAGCGCCCGCGCCGGGGCGTTCATCGACTATGCCACCGACCCAGCAGGGTCCCCGGCGGTCGCCTGCCCACGATGA
- a CDS encoding MFS transporter, which yields MSNQSPVSTPQESPDTDGGFNTAHMRRVLASSFIGSAIEFYDFILYAMAASIVFSEVFFTAMTPAVALFASFGTLAVGYVARPLGGALFGHFGDRLGRKTVLVVSMSLMGGGTAAIGLLPTTAQIGMAAPILLVLLRLIQGIAVGGEWGGAMLVAVEHSSTGRRGFAASFANMGGPAGAVLATVTVSAFTTLPHEAFMSWGWRLPFLLSLVLIAVGLAIRLKVVETPLFLQLERTAEKKKIPIAEVFTKYPRNWVLGVVAGMSSYTVQGLMTVWAVSYVINAGVDSTGVLNVKAVGATLTIIAIWFASRMSDKYGRRPVMLTGMIAGAVLAYPILWLLQTDTLLGFAIGLFLANGVIQGVIFGPFGAFVAELFPTRVRYTGASVTYQSASTLGAGFTPMVASGLVVLGGGDLFLVGVAWVLSFVVAGFCVLATKEGKNQDLADEMA from the coding sequence ATGAGTAACCAGTCTCCCGTATCGACTCCCCAGGAATCACCGGACACGGACGGTGGCTTCAACACCGCACACATGCGGCGTGTGCTCGCCTCCAGCTTCATCGGCAGCGCCATCGAGTTCTACGACTTCATCCTGTACGCGATGGCGGCGAGCATCGTGTTCAGCGAGGTCTTCTTCACCGCCATGACGCCCGCTGTGGCCTTGTTCGCCTCGTTCGGCACGCTGGCTGTCGGCTATGTAGCGCGCCCGCTCGGCGGTGCCCTCTTCGGTCACTTCGGAGACCGGCTCGGTCGTAAGACCGTGCTCGTTGTCTCCATGTCGCTCATGGGCGGTGGCACCGCTGCCATCGGCCTGCTGCCGACAACCGCTCAGATCGGGATGGCCGCCCCCATCCTGTTGGTGCTGCTGCGCCTCATCCAAGGCATCGCCGTCGGTGGTGAGTGGGGCGGTGCCATGCTGGTGGCGGTCGAGCACTCCTCGACCGGACGCAGAGGCTTCGCGGCGAGCTTCGCGAACATGGGCGGACCGGCCGGGGCCGTGCTGGCGACGGTGACGGTATCGGCCTTTACCACGCTTCCCCACGAGGCGTTCATGAGCTGGGGGTGGCGACTGCCGTTTCTGCTCAGCCTCGTGCTCATCGCCGTCGGTCTCGCCATCCGGCTCAAAGTCGTCGAAACGCCGCTGTTCCTGCAGTTGGAACGCACAGCCGAGAAGAAGAAGATTCCGATAGCGGAAGTCTTCACCAAGTATCCGCGTAACTGGGTTCTCGGCGTTGTGGCGGGCATGAGTTCGTACACCGTCCAGGGGCTGATGACCGTGTGGGCGGTGTCGTACGTGATCAACGCCGGCGTCGACAGCACCGGTGTGCTCAACGTCAAGGCGGTCGGGGCGACGCTGACCATCATCGCCATCTGGTTCGCCTCGCGGATGAGCGACAAGTACGGTCGCCGCCCGGTCATGTTGACCGGAATGATCGCGGGCGCCGTACTCGCCTATCCCATCCTGTGGTTGCTGCAGACCGACACGCTGCTCGGATTCGCCATCGGGCTGTTCCTCGCCAACGGCGTCATCCAGGGCGTGATCTTCGGTCCCTTCGGGGCGTTCGTCGCCGAGCTGTTTCCCACCAGGGTTCGATACACCGGCGCGTCGGTCACCTACCAGAGCGCCTCCACTCTCGGTGCCGGGTTCACCCCCATGGTCGCCAGCGGCCTGGTAGTCCTCGGCGGTGGAGACCTGTTCCTGGTCGGAGTGGCCTGGGTGCTCTCCTTTGTGGTTGCCGGGTTCTGCGTCCTGGCCACCAAGGAAGGAAAGAACCAGGACCTCGCGGATGAGATGGCGTAG
- a CDS encoding MBL fold metallo-hydrolase, with translation MTTDLDSAAGTKPYVVTLGTVGGPRWWRGATDEHRAGIATAVVVGDSTYLVDCGHGVGTQLTKAGLSVESLRGIFITHLHSDHTVDLGSLTAFGMFDRTANQTRMKIIGPGDRGKLPPVSNRTDSAPQPVFAERPTPGITEMFSNLVAAHATDINDRVLDALRPSPFDLFAPEDISIPGRCGFDPNTNPTPPMEPFTIHSDDRVTVTATLVQHPPVAPAFAFRFDTDGGSVTISGDTAPCDNLVRLASGTDLLLHEAIDFGWVYRAYGGKGDLAGQASIDHHEKSHTSPHDAVAIAHRAGAKALALHHIVPGHTPRSVWLEAGDEFDGRFLVPKDLDVIPFGALVAAT, from the coding sequence ATGACAACCGATCTTGACTCAGCCGCAGGCACGAAGCCCTATGTCGTCACGCTCGGCACCGTGGGCGGGCCACGCTGGTGGCGAGGCGCGACAGACGAGCACCGAGCGGGCATCGCCACCGCGGTCGTTGTCGGTGACAGCACCTACCTCGTCGACTGTGGACACGGAGTCGGCACGCAACTGACCAAGGCAGGGCTCTCGGTCGAGTCGCTGCGCGGTATCTTCATCACGCACCTGCATTCCGACCATACTGTCGACCTCGGCTCGCTGACCGCGTTCGGCATGTTCGATCGCACTGCGAACCAGACGCGGATGAAGATCATCGGGCCGGGAGATCGCGGCAAGCTGCCCCCTGTATCCAACCGAACGGATTCCGCCCCACAGCCGGTCTTCGCGGAGCGGCCGACACCCGGCATCACGGAGATGTTCTCCAACCTCGTGGCCGCCCATGCCACCGACATCAACGATCGGGTTCTCGATGCCCTGAGGCCGTCGCCGTTCGACTTGTTCGCGCCCGAGGACATCTCCATACCCGGCAGGTGCGGCTTCGACCCGAACACGAATCCGACACCTCCGATGGAGCCCTTCACGATTCACAGCGACGATCGCGTCACGGTCACGGCGACGCTGGTTCAGCACCCTCCGGTCGCACCGGCCTTCGCCTTCCGCTTCGACACCGATGGTGGTTCGGTCACGATTTCCGGGGACACGGCACCCTGCGACAACCTCGTCAGGCTTGCGTCGGGAACCGATTTGCTGTTGCACGAGGCCATCGACTTCGGATGGGTGTACCGAGCCTACGGCGGGAAAGGCGATCTGGCGGGGCAAGCCTCGATCGACCACCACGAGAAGTCGCACACCAGCCCACACGATGCCGTGGCGATCGCGCATCGGGCAGGGGCGAAGGCATTGGCACTGCACCACATCGTTCCGGGACATACGCCCAGGTCCGTCTGGTTGGAAGCAGGTGACGAGTTCGACGGCCGATTCCTGGTGCCCAAAGACCTGGATGTCATCCCCTTCGGGGCTCTCGTCGCAGCCACCTGA
- a CDS encoding 2Fe-2S iron-sulfur cluster-binding protein, whose protein sequence is MPKITYHHADGNQDVLDVPGGSTVMRSAVSNGVRGIVGECGGQAMCATCHVYVHTPYLDRLPEISEDEEEMLECAAAERDESRSRLGCRLTVGDELPEIEIDVPKAQV, encoded by the coding sequence TTGCCGAAGATCACCTACCACCATGCCGACGGCAACCAGGACGTGCTGGACGTGCCGGGCGGCAGCACGGTGATGCGCAGTGCCGTCAGCAACGGCGTCCGCGGCATCGTCGGTGAGTGCGGCGGCCAGGCCATGTGCGCCACCTGCCACGTCTACGTCCACACCCCCTACCTCGACCGGCTGCCCGAGATCAGCGAGGACGAGGAGGAGATGCTCGAATGCGCCGCCGCCGAACGCGACGAGTCCCGAAGCAGGCTCGGCTGCCGGCTCACCGTCGGCGACGAGCTCCCCGAGATCGAGATCGACGTCCCGAAGGCGCAGGTGTGA
- a CDS encoding fumarylacetoacetate hydrolase family protein, translating to MSDPITAATGYTPSKVIAVHLNYPSRAAERGRTPTHGSYFLKAPSSLAATGGDVPRPAGAELLGFEGEIALVIGTQARAVTPDQGWSHVGWVTAANDLGLYDMRYADSGSNVRSKSGDGFTPLGPDMLPAAELDPTRLRVRTWINGELAQSDTTDTLLFGFGELIADLSRLSTLHPGDVLLTGTPAGASVVTPGDVMEVEVDSVDLARPVSTRRLRSTVTEGPKLAEWGAQPKSDDALRAAAHGSTAADEQRDDAELMRRLSRVGVATLSAQLRKRGLNNVHIDGVHPAKQGESFAGRARTLRYVPLREDLFTTHGGGFNAQKQVIDTVAPGEVVVMEARGDASAGTIGDILALRAQVRGAAAVVTDGAVRDSVVTGDLDIPVFSGAAHPAVLGRRHVPWDSDVAIACGGTTVRPGDIVVGDDDGALVIPPDLADELADAAAEQERKEEFIAEQVRAGAGIEDLYPMNAQWEQAYEQWQHDTREQGSRGHG from the coding sequence GTGTCCGATCCCATCACCGCGGCGACGGGATACACGCCGAGCAAGGTCATCGCCGTACACCTCAACTACCCCAGCCGGGCGGCTGAGCGTGGGCGCACTCCGACGCACGGTTCGTATTTCCTCAAAGCACCGTCCTCGCTCGCCGCGACCGGCGGCGATGTGCCCCGTCCAGCCGGTGCGGAACTGCTCGGCTTCGAAGGCGAGATCGCCCTCGTGATCGGCACGCAAGCGCGCGCGGTGACTCCGGACCAGGGGTGGTCACACGTCGGCTGGGTCACGGCCGCCAACGATCTGGGGCTCTACGACATGCGCTACGCCGACAGCGGCTCGAACGTGCGCTCGAAGAGCGGGGACGGCTTCACCCCGCTCGGCCCGGACATGCTCCCGGCAGCCGAGCTGGATCCGACGAGACTGCGGGTGCGCACCTGGATCAACGGGGAGCTCGCGCAGTCCGACACCACCGACACTCTGCTGTTCGGATTCGGCGAACTGATCGCCGACCTTTCCCGACTGTCCACTCTGCATCCGGGCGATGTGCTCCTCACCGGCACGCCGGCGGGCGCCTCCGTGGTTACACCAGGCGACGTGATGGAGGTCGAGGTCGACAGCGTCGACCTCGCCCGCCCGGTGAGTACCCGACGGCTGCGCAGCACGGTGACCGAGGGGCCGAAGCTGGCGGAGTGGGGCGCGCAGCCGAAATCCGACGACGCCCTACGGGCGGCGGCCCACGGATCAACCGCCGCCGACGAGCAGCGCGATGATGCCGAGCTGATGCGCAGGCTGAGCCGGGTCGGAGTCGCCACGCTGTCCGCCCAGCTCCGCAAACGCGGCTTGAACAACGTGCACATCGACGGTGTGCATCCGGCCAAGCAGGGCGAATCGTTCGCCGGACGGGCGCGGACCCTGCGCTACGTTCCGCTGCGCGAGGACCTGTTCACCACGCACGGCGGCGGGTTCAACGCGCAGAAGCAGGTGATCGACACGGTGGCCCCCGGCGAGGTCGTCGTAATGGAGGCCCGAGGCGATGCGAGCGCGGGCACCATCGGCGACATCCTCGCCCTCCGCGCGCAGGTGCGCGGCGCCGCCGCGGTGGTCACCGACGGCGCCGTGCGCGACTCGGTGGTCACCGGCGACCTCGACATCCCGGTGTTCTCCGGCGCCGCCCACCCCGCCGTGCTCGGCAGGCGGCATGTGCCGTGGGACTCCGATGTGGCGATCGCCTGCGGCGGGACCACCGTCCGCCCCGGCGACATCGTGGTCGGAGACGACGACGGTGCCCTCGTGATCCCGCCCGATCTGGCGGACGAACTCGCCGATGCGGCAGCGGAACAGGAACGCAAGGAAGAGTTCATCGCCGAGCAGGTGCGCGCCGGTGCCGGCATCGAAGACCTGTACCCGATGAACGCACAGTGGGAGCAAGCATACGAACAGTGGCAGCACGACACCCGGGAACAAGGGAGTCGCGGCCATGGCTGA
- a CDS encoding cytochrome P450: MTAMKPQAPSAPIADWVALDALHADPFPIYTRLRAEAPVAWVPAANRYLVTRYADVHTVDADQDTFSADESHSLMKRAMGHSMLRKDGPAHQRERKAAGVPLRPNQVKQRWTPIFRRNAEELINRLRPGGGAELVDEFAAPFAARNLAEIVGLPNASARDMRTWSQTMIDGTGNYANDPDVWARAERSYYEVDEALDEMIPHLRANPDGSMVSAMLHADDPLDIEEIRANVKMTIGGGLNEPRDVLGVAVHALLAEQRRRDRVMADQSLFASVFDESVRYVAPIGMYPRQTTREVELGGTLLPAGARLGVVVGSANRDERQFSDPDIFDINREKKPHVAFGGGAHYCLGAWAAKASVATVALPMLFDRLPHLRLDPDHPAQAAGWVFRGMTELPVVWDL; the protein is encoded by the coding sequence ATGACCGCGATGAAGCCGCAGGCACCCAGTGCTCCGATAGCCGACTGGGTCGCCCTCGACGCGCTGCACGCCGACCCTTTCCCGATCTACACAAGGCTTCGCGCGGAGGCCCCCGTTGCGTGGGTGCCCGCCGCCAACCGCTACCTGGTCACCCGCTACGCGGATGTGCACACCGTCGACGCGGATCAGGACACCTTCTCCGCCGACGAGTCCCATTCCCTGATGAAACGCGCGATGGGACACAGCATGCTCCGCAAAGACGGCCCGGCACACCAGCGCGAGCGCAAGGCCGCAGGCGTCCCCTTGCGCCCCAACCAGGTCAAACAGCGGTGGACACCCATTTTCCGGCGCAACGCCGAAGAACTGATCAACCGCCTCCGCCCCGGCGGCGGCGCAGAACTCGTGGACGAGTTCGCCGCCCCGTTCGCCGCCCGCAACCTCGCCGAGATCGTCGGCCTGCCCAACGCTTCGGCACGGGACATGCGCACCTGGTCGCAGACCATGATCGACGGGACGGGCAACTACGCGAACGACCCCGACGTGTGGGCGCGGGCCGAGCGCTCCTACTACGAGGTCGACGAGGCGCTCGACGAGATGATCCCGCACCTGCGAGCAAACCCGGACGGCTCGATGGTCTCGGCGATGTTGCACGCCGACGACCCGCTGGATATCGAGGAAATCCGCGCGAACGTCAAGATGACGATCGGTGGTGGTCTCAACGAGCCGCGTGACGTGCTCGGCGTCGCGGTGCATGCGTTGCTGGCCGAGCAACGCCGGCGGGATCGGGTGATGGCCGATCAGTCGCTGTTCGCGAGCGTCTTCGACGAATCCGTGCGCTACGTCGCCCCGATCGGGATGTATCCGCGGCAGACCACTCGCGAGGTCGAGCTCGGTGGCACGTTGCTTCCGGCGGGCGCGCGCCTGGGAGTCGTCGTCGGCTCGGCCAACCGGGACGAGCGGCAGTTCTCCGATCCGGACATCTTCGACATCAACCGGGAAAAGAAGCCGCATGTGGCCTTCGGCGGAGGGGCGCACTACTGCCTCGGCGCCTGGGCGGCCAAGGCGTCGGTGGCGACGGTCGCGCTGCCGATGTTGTTCGATCGCCTGCCCCACCTGCGGCTCGACCCGGACCATCCGGCTCAGGCCGCGGGCTGGGTCTTTCGTGGCATGACCGAACTGCCCGTCGTCTGGGACCTCTGA
- a CDS encoding LysR family transcriptional regulator, producing the protein MERRQIEYFLAVVDFGGFTAAAQALHVAQPSLSHAIKVMERELDAELFHRLPRGVQLTAAGEAMIDSARRTLRDMETARASVRDVVGLMAGRLDIASLPTLALEPLAGVVGRFRARYPDVRIRLMQSELGAEVRESVRTGAAELGVVDAASQPSEELDSVWLGHQELVVTLPPGTKRPKDGTLSIDQLLSRDLVTGLEGTLVRDMLTREAYERGCLLNVAVEVGHRESALHLVAAGAGSAVLPRPLARIAELEGAVLASLDPILQRKIDLVRRPGTLSPAARAFQEMLLADGWTR; encoded by the coding sequence ATGGAACGCCGCCAAATCGAGTACTTCCTCGCGGTGGTCGACTTCGGCGGCTTCACGGCAGCTGCGCAAGCCCTGCACGTCGCTCAACCGTCGCTGTCGCACGCCATCAAGGTCATGGAGCGTGAACTCGACGCCGAGTTGTTTCACCGGCTCCCGCGCGGAGTGCAGCTCACAGCAGCCGGAGAAGCCATGATCGACTCCGCGCGCCGGACATTGCGGGACATGGAAACGGCACGCGCGTCGGTGCGCGACGTCGTTGGCCTGATGGCAGGCAGGCTCGATATCGCCAGCCTTCCGACGTTGGCGTTGGAACCACTGGCGGGGGTGGTCGGGCGCTTTCGTGCGCGCTATCCGGACGTGCGGATCCGCCTGATGCAGTCCGAGCTCGGTGCGGAAGTGCGGGAGTCCGTGCGTACCGGTGCGGCGGAACTCGGTGTCGTGGATGCGGCCTCGCAGCCTTCTGAGGAACTGGACAGCGTCTGGCTCGGTCATCAGGAGCTGGTCGTGACCCTCCCGCCCGGCACGAAGCGCCCCAAGGACGGCACACTCAGCATCGATCAGCTGCTCTCCAGGGACTTGGTGACCGGTCTGGAAGGCACCCTCGTTCGGGACATGCTGACCCGCGAGGCTTATGAACGCGGTTGCCTGCTGAACGTGGCCGTCGAGGTCGGCCACCGCGAATCCGCTCTGCACCTCGTCGCCGCGGGCGCGGGTAGCGCGGTGCTCCCGCGTCCGCTCGCCAGAATCGCGGAGCTGGAAGGCGCCGTACTCGCGTCTCTCGACCCGATCCTGCAGCGAAAGATCGACCTCGTTCGACGACCGGGCACTCTTTCCCCGGCCGCGCGAGCATTCCAGGAAATGCTGCTCGCCGACGGTTGGACTCGATGA
- a CDS encoding GntR family transcriptional regulator translates to MAEEEMVGRPERLSKSQRAYQTIKSRITEGDYGPGHRLVLGRLARELEVSPVPIREAIRLLEAEGFVEFERNVGAQVSAINPVEYAHTMEMLAIVEGAATGLAAPHITAEVLATATEINDRMRTTLRDFDPRGFTHLNHEFHEALFTPCPNPYLLDMVRRGWTRLASIRESSFSFVPGRAEESVAEHDRLLELLRGGADPAEVEQAARAHRTATMTAFLSREHHEAKEG, encoded by the coding sequence ATGGCTGAGGAGGAAATGGTCGGCCGGCCGGAAAGGCTCAGCAAGTCACAGCGGGCGTATCAGACGATCAAGTCGCGAATCACCGAAGGCGACTACGGCCCCGGACACCGTCTCGTACTCGGCAGGCTCGCCCGTGAGCTGGAGGTGAGTCCCGTACCGATCCGCGAAGCCATCCGGCTGCTCGAAGCCGAAGGGTTCGTCGAGTTCGAACGCAATGTGGGTGCACAGGTCTCCGCGATCAACCCGGTCGAGTACGCGCACACCATGGAAATGCTGGCCATCGTCGAGGGAGCTGCCACCGGGCTCGCTGCACCGCACATCACCGCCGAAGTCCTCGCCACGGCAACCGAGATCAACGACAGGATGCGCACAACGCTGCGGGACTTCGATCCGCGGGGTTTCACCCACCTCAACCACGAGTTCCACGAGGCGCTGTTCACCCCGTGTCCCAACCCGTACCTGCTCGACATGGTCCGGCGGGGCTGGACACGGCTCGCCTCCATCCGGGAATCGAGCTTCTCGTTCGTCCCCGGCCGTGCCGAGGAATCGGTCGCCGAGCACGACCGGTTACTCGAGCTGCTTCGCGGCGGCGCCGATCCCGCCGAGGTGGAGCAGGCTGCCCGCGCGCACCGCACCGCCACCATGACCGCATTTCTTTCCCGGGAACACCACGAGGCGAAAGAAGGCTGA
- a CDS encoding NAD(P)/FAD-dependent oxidoreductase: MHEHVVVAGGGQSGAQLVSSLRDEGFDGRVTLVCAEPEAPYQRPPLSKGYLSGTESDAALPLRAEHFYADHDVRVLPGQRVCGVDGHARRVQLADGGLLDYTHLVLATGARNRALAIPGADLDGVLSLRDLGDARELRKRLAQADRIAVIGAGFIGLEVASVARQLGTRVLLLEAADRPMSRAVSAPTAEWFAAAHRRAGVELHHGCQVGELLGRSGTVTGLRTRQGAEYRADLVLMAVGVRPNDEIAAQADLAVSDGIVVDEYLATGDPAVSAIGDCTRFPSRFAAGPVRLESVQNAVDQARCLARRLVGKPQPYAALPWFWSHQGGNKLTIAGLADHADRFVTRGDPATGKFSVWCFRGRRLLAAESVNRPAEHMAARRLLTAGRNPTPEQAADLDFDLKHHAAT, encoded by the coding sequence ATGCACGAGCACGTTGTCGTGGCCGGCGGCGGACAGTCGGGGGCTCAACTCGTCAGCTCGCTGCGGGACGAAGGCTTCGACGGCAGGGTGACGCTGGTGTGCGCCGAGCCCGAGGCTCCGTACCAGCGACCACCGCTGTCCAAGGGCTACCTCTCCGGCACGGAGAGCGACGCGGCGCTACCACTCCGCGCGGAACACTTCTACGCCGACCACGATGTGCGGGTGCTCCCCGGACAGCGGGTATGCGGCGTGGACGGCCACGCGCGGCGCGTCCAGCTCGCCGATGGGGGCCTGCTGGACTACACCCATCTGGTGCTGGCCACCGGTGCCCGCAATCGTGCGCTTGCCATACCGGGAGCCGATTTGGACGGAGTGCTGTCCCTGCGCGATCTCGGCGATGCTCGGGAATTGCGCAAACGCCTGGCGCAGGCGGATCGCATCGCGGTGATCGGCGCGGGCTTCATCGGACTCGAAGTGGCCTCGGTAGCCCGGCAGCTCGGTACGCGGGTACTGCTGCTCGAAGCGGCCGACCGGCCGATGAGCCGAGCGGTGTCCGCGCCGACCGCCGAGTGGTTCGCGGCGGCACACCGACGTGCCGGGGTCGAGCTGCACCACGGTTGCCAGGTCGGCGAGCTGCTTGGTCGTTCCGGGACGGTCACAGGTCTCCGCACCCGGCAGGGGGCGGAATACCGCGCCGATCTCGTGCTCATGGCCGTGGGCGTTCGACCGAACGACGAGATCGCCGCGCAGGCCGATCTGGCGGTCTCCGACGGGATCGTCGTGGACGAGTACCTGGCCACCGGCGATCCGGCCGTCTCCGCGATCGGTGACTGCACCCGATTCCCGAGCCGATTCGCCGCCGGGCCGGTACGGCTCGAATCGGTGCAGAACGCCGTCGACCAGGCCCGCTGCCTCGCCCGACGATTGGTGGGCAAGCCGCAGCCGTATGCGGCCCTGCCGTGGTTCTGGAGCCACCAAGGCGGGAACAAGCTCACCATCGCCGGTCTGGCCGACCACGCGGATCGGTTCGTCACCCGCGGGGATCCCGCAACGGGGAAGTTCTCCGTGTGGTGCTTTCGCGGGCGAAGACTCCTCGCCGCGGAATCGGTGAACCGGCCCGCCGAGCACATGGCCGCCCGGCGGCTGCTCACCGCAGGCAGGAATCCGACTCCCGAGCAAGCCGCCGATCTCGACTTCGACCTCAAGCACCACGCCGCGACGTGA